A region of Oryctolagus cuniculus chromosome 3, mOryCun1.1, whole genome shotgun sequence DNA encodes the following proteins:
- the ARHGEF4 gene encoding rho guanine nucleotide exchange factor 4 isoform X3, with protein MDDQELGFKAGDVIEVMDATNREWWWGRVADGEGWFPASFVRLRVNQDEPADDEAPQAGSGGAEDGGAEAQSSKDQMRTNVINEILSTERDYIKHLRDICEGYIRQCRKRADMFSEEQLRTIFGNIEDIYRCQKAFVKALEQKFNRERPHLSELGACFLEHQADFQIYSEYCNNHPNACVELSRLTKLSKYVYFFEACRLLQKMIDISLDGFLLTPVQKICKYPLQLAELLKYTHPQHRDFKDVEAALHAMKNVAQLINERKRRLENIDKIAQWQSSIEDWEGEDLLVRSSELIYSGELTRVTQPQAKSQQRMFFLFDHQLIYCKKDLLRRDVLYYKGRLDMDSLEVVDLDDGKDRDLHVSIKYAFRLRCGTSGDSHLLCARKPEQKQRWLKAFAREREQVRLDHETGFSITELQRKQAMLNASKQQATGKPKAIGRPGYLMRQKHPALPASRAQQQVLVLAEPRRKPSTFWHSISRLAPFRK; from the exons ATGGACGACCAGGAACTGGGCTTCAAAGCTGGGGACGTCATCGAAGTGATGGATGCCACCAACAGGGAGTGGTGGTGGGGCCGTGTCGCCGACGGCGAGGGCTGGTTTCCGGCCAGCTTCGTGCGG CTGCGGGTGAACCAGGACGAGCCTGCGGACGACGAGGCCCCACAGGCTGGGAGCGGTGGGGCCGAGGACGGCGGGGCCGAGGCGCAGAGCAGCAAGGATCAGATGCGGACCAACGTTATCAATGAGATCCTCAGCACCGAGCGGGACTACATCAAGCACCTGCGGGACATCTGCGAG ggctacATCAGACAGTGCCGCAAGCGTGCCGACATGTTCAGCGAGGAGCAGCTGCGCACCATCTTTGGCAACATCGAGGACATCTACCGGTGCCAGAAGGCGTTCGTGAAGGCTCTGGAGCAGAAGTTCAATAGGGAGCGGCCACACCTCAGCGAGCTGGGCGCCTGCTTCCTGGAGCAC CAAGCTGACTTCCAGATCTACTCAGAGTATTGCAATAACCACCCCAACGCCTGCGTGGAGCTCTCCCGGCTCACCAAGCTCAGCAAGTACGTGTACTTCTTCGAGGCCTGCCGGCTGCTGCAAAAGATGATTGACATTTCCCTGGACGGCTTCCTGCTGACCCCAGTGCAGAAGATCTGCAAGTACCCTCTGCAGCTGGCTGAGCTACTCAAATACACACACCCCCAGCACAG GGATTTCAAGGATGTCGAAGCTGCCTTGCACGCCATGAAGAACGTGGCCCAGCTCATTAACGAACGGAAACGGAGACTCGAAAACATTGACAAGATTGCTCAGTGGCAGAGCTCCATAGAAGACTGGGAG GGGGAAGATCTCTTGGTCAGGAGCTCGGAACTCATCTATTCAGGGGAGCTGACTCGCGTCACGCAGcctcaagccaagagccagcagagGATGTTTTTTCTCTTTGACCACCAGCTCATCTACTGTAAGAAG GACCTGCTGCGCCGGGACGTGCTATACTACAAGGGCCGGCTGGACATGGACAGCCTGGAGGTGGTAGACCTGGACGATGGGAAGGACCGAGACCTCCACGTGAGCATCAAGTACGCCTTTCGGCTGCGCTGTGGCACCTCAGGGGACAgccacctactatgtgccaggaagCCTGAGCAGAAGCAGCGCTGGCTCAAGGCCTTTgctagagagagggagcaggtgcgGCTGGACCATGAGACAG gcttctCCATCACCGAGCTGCAGAGGAAGCAGGCCATGCTGAATGCTAGCAAGCAGCAGGCCACAGGGAAGCCCAAAG CTATTGGACGGCCTGGCTACCTGATGCGCCAGAAACACCCGGCACTGCCTGCCAGCCGGGCCCAGCAGCAGGTCTTGGTGCTGGCAGAGCCCAGGCGGAAGCCATCCACCTTCTGGCACAGCATTAGCCGGCTGGCTCCCTTCCGCAAGTGA